In Pseudoalteromonas sp. MM1, a single window of DNA contains:
- a CDS encoding late competence development ComFB family protein — MRLHDDIHNFYEKIVVEEIIKRKLDKVYSEDVMADFCCTVLNQLPPRYIRYDVDMAFYLPQSERIHMEERVQTAIDVAISQISKKKDLNDQPT; from the coding sequence ATGCGACTGCACGACGACATACATAACTTTTACGAAAAAATTGTGGTTGAAGAAATCATTAAACGTAAACTAGATAAAGTTTACAGTGAAGATGTAATGGCCGATTTTTGTTGTACGGTGCTCAATCAACTTCCCCCTCGCTATATTCGCTACGATGTAGATATGGCCTTTTATTTACCGCAAAGTGAACGTATACACATGGAAGAGCGCGTGCAAACCGCTATTGATGTTGCTATTAGCCAAATTTCAAAAAAGAAAGATTTAAATGACCAGCCCACTTGA
- a CDS encoding DNA polymerase II, whose product MYLTSGFVLSAQAHDSAQGLQYEIWFATDNGPIKAISKNETALFFIKNSDAEAARTILAAESLNFLIKPLSLKNFQQQKMCGCYFYSLKHFYSASKALKSHGITLYEDDIRPIERYLMERFIKGGAWVTGKRVDHAHYTEILDAELKTNADYTPALSKLSLDIECNESGVLFSIGLVGCGLDCVIMIGEPEHYDPSIGYTIIWCDDEAALLQQLVTLIKQCDPDIIIGWNVIEFDFSVIYERSEALGVKLLLGRGNLPLYVRKGHFTRVSIPGRCVIDGIDTLKNATYSFETFSLANVSKEILGESKLIESSNSLQEIIRQFNEDKRSLANYNRQDCILVNKIFEKLKLLDFAVIRTQLTGLELEKRGGSVAAFINMYLPLLHRSGYVAPNMGDHGLTFESPGGYVMESIPGLYKNVIVLDFKSLYPSIMQTFYIDPLGLIEGIENPENSIEGFNNALFSREQHHLPALIKSLALQRQRAKDNHDLMLSQAIKIIMNSLYGVLGSQGCRFYDPRLSSSITLRGHEIMLQTKKWIEEQGYSVIYGDTDSTFVKLTDDLSVEACNNIGKQLAKHINTLWRQHIHAKHNLTSHLEIEFEALYSPFFLPTIRGKNVGSKKRYVGLLIKPDETKLVFKGLETVRSDWSKLAQQFQSDLFTLLFEQPEQINNLVNDYISKLLRGEFDHMLVFKKRLGQNLTDYQKNIPPHVQAVKKFQKQNSEFTLKRGEFVTFVYTTHGVELYQGLHSYDYPLYIDKQIVPLLEMVTQFVNVNVNSFELKQFELF is encoded by the coding sequence GTGTATTTAACATCTGGTTTTGTACTTTCTGCACAAGCGCACGATAGCGCTCAGGGTTTACAATATGAAATTTGGTTTGCTACCGATAATGGACCAATAAAAGCAATTTCTAAGAACGAAACCGCACTATTTTTTATAAAAAATTCGGATGCTGAAGCTGCCCGTACCATTTTAGCTGCCGAATCACTGAACTTTTTAATTAAACCTCTTTCGCTTAAAAATTTTCAGCAGCAAAAAATGTGTGGTTGTTATTTTTACTCCCTTAAACACTTTTATAGCGCGAGCAAAGCGTTAAAAAGCCACGGTATTACACTTTATGAGGATGATATTAGGCCCATTGAGCGCTATTTAATGGAGCGCTTTATTAAAGGCGGGGCATGGGTTACGGGTAAACGAGTGGATCATGCACATTACACTGAAATTTTAGATGCTGAATTAAAAACCAACGCCGACTATACGCCTGCGCTTTCTAAGTTGTCACTTGATATAGAGTGCAATGAAAGTGGGGTGTTGTTTTCTATTGGTTTGGTAGGCTGCGGTTTAGATTGCGTTATTATGATTGGCGAGCCTGAACATTACGACCCATCGATTGGTTATACTATTATATGGTGCGACGATGAGGCTGCACTATTACAGCAACTTGTAACGCTTATTAAGCAGTGCGACCCTGACATTATCATTGGGTGGAATGTTATTGAATTTGATTTTTCGGTTATTTATGAGCGCTCAGAGGCGCTTGGGGTAAAACTATTATTAGGAAGAGGAAACCTTCCTTTATATGTTCGAAAAGGGCATTTTACACGGGTGTCTATTCCTGGGCGCTGCGTAATAGATGGCATTGATACCTTAAAAAATGCCACTTATAGCTTCGAGACCTTCTCACTTGCCAATGTTTCAAAAGAGATTTTAGGTGAATCTAAATTAATTGAATCTAGTAACAGTTTACAAGAAATAATCCGCCAATTTAATGAAGATAAGCGCTCGCTTGCTAACTACAACCGCCAAGACTGCATACTAGTAAATAAAATTTTCGAAAAACTAAAGCTACTTGATTTTGCTGTTATTCGCACGCAACTCACAGGCCTTGAGCTCGAAAAGCGCGGTGGCTCTGTGGCTGCTTTTATAAACATGTATTTGCCTTTATTGCACCGCAGCGGTTATGTAGCCCCTAATATGGGCGACCATGGGCTGACTTTTGAAAGCCCCGGTGGCTATGTTATGGAGTCGATTCCGGGGCTGTATAAAAATGTCATAGTGCTTGATTTTAAAAGCCTGTACCCCAGTATTATGCAAACTTTTTACATTGATCCACTAGGCCTGATAGAAGGGATTGAAAACCCTGAAAACAGTATTGAAGGTTTTAATAACGCATTGTTTTCAAGAGAGCAGCACCATTTACCAGCGCTTATAAAAAGCCTAGCGCTGCAGCGCCAACGGGCAAAAGATAATCACGACTTAATGCTATCCCAAGCGATTAAAATAATCATGAACAGTTTATACGGGGTACTAGGCTCACAAGGCTGTCGTTTTTATGACCCTCGACTCTCAAGCTCTATTACTTTGCGTGGCCATGAGATAATGCTGCAAACTAAAAAGTGGATTGAAGAGCAAGGTTATAGTGTTATTTACGGTGATACCGATTCGACCTTTGTAAAATTAACGGATGATTTAAGTGTTGAGGCGTGTAATAACATTGGTAAACAGTTAGCTAAACACATAAACACATTGTGGCGGCAACACATACACGCTAAACATAACTTAACAAGTCATTTAGAAATAGAGTTTGAAGCGCTGTATAGCCCGTTCTTTTTACCCACCATAAGAGGTAAAAATGTGGGGTCTAAAAAACGTTATGTTGGGCTATTAATAAAGCCAGATGAAACTAAATTGGTTTTTAAAGGCTTAGAAACCGTAAGAAGTGACTGGTCTAAACTGGCTCAACAGTTTCAATCTGATTTATTTACCCTCCTTTTTGAGCAACCTGAGCAAATAAATAACCTTGTAAACGATTACATTAGTAAACTTTTACGCGGCGAATTTGATCATATGCTGGTTTTTAAAAAACGTTTAGGTCAAAACTTAACCGATTATCAAAAAAATATCCCTCCTCATGTACAAGCAGTAAAAAAGTTTCAGAAACAAAATAGTGAATTTACGCTAAAAAGAGGTGAATTTGTTACATTCGTTTACACAACCCACGGCGTTGAGCTGTATCAAGGGCTGCATAGCTATGACTACCCATTGTATATAGACAAACAAATTGTACCTTTATTAGAAATGGTTACGCAATTTGTTAACGTTAACGTAAACAGTTTCGAGCTAAAACAGTTCGAATTATTCTAA
- a CDS encoding primosomal replication protein: protein MQTHALDKLRQQVATLKQQAEQFDSAKLFSKNRYMQAQPSLFDRGVFSTKSMNLTDYVTEIEDEITSLPPSDHRHAYAYALERIGNQVQAVFNVIKSTPIWAKENKSQYKPRPKNTVYKQAVKKIMQSSHELYDELKQNHEFERRLVLMIEERKLQMEKASPAQAQKLNMEILTTHARLGRCRKAISATEDKIQQVEKQQLR, encoded by the coding sequence ATGCAAACACACGCGTTAGATAAATTACGCCAACAAGTTGCTACGCTTAAACAACAAGCTGAGCAATTTGATAGCGCAAAGTTGTTTTCTAAAAACCGCTATATGCAGGCGCAGCCTAGTTTATTTGACCGCGGCGTATTTAGTACTAAAAGCATGAACCTAACTGACTACGTAACAGAAATTGAAGACGAAATTACCAGCTTACCACCCAGTGACCACCGCCATGCTTATGCTTATGCACTTGAGCGTATAGGTAATCAAGTACAAGCAGTATTTAATGTTATTAAATCGACTCCTATTTGGGCAAAAGAAAACAAAAGCCAGTATAAACCAAGGCCAAAAAATACGGTTTATAAGCAAGCCGTAAAAAAAATTATGCAATCATCGCATGAGCTATACGACGAGCTTAAACAAAACCATGAGTTTGAACGACGCTTAGTGTTAATGATTGAAGAGCGTAAGCTTCAAATGGAAAAAGCCAGCCCAGCGCAAGCACAAAAGCTTAATATGGAAATTTTAACCACGCATGCGCGTTTAGGGCGTTGCCGTAAAGCAATTTCGGCCACCGAAGATAAAATTCAACAAGTCGAAAAACAACAATTACGCTAA
- a CDS encoding cupin domain-containing protein: MSLFKERLVRYDDLIACKNAFIDTRSPGSDQKENFTIIGPGVAENPNQHVHISIPHGFNIGGARQPAGCLNSQHSHLTEEIFVVHSGTWAFYTGVDAKDAKVILNEGDIISIPMDIFRGFENVGNGVGYLYAVLGSDNPGRVLWAPQVFDMAKEYGLILLENGSLVDTTLNETIPDGVKPMAVTSQEQIAQHRVITDEELAQTVVKASNFNWNKRSYLSQFDGVYEAPLVGNLNAKTCIQTQLNWPHGFNISALKLQPDAQVAPHIRFEEEVIFVHQGSVTIDLGDEVLTLNQGDTFSVPIEQVRAYSNNSQTDCVLYITRRHDMPKDPHFI; the protein is encoded by the coding sequence TCAAAAAGAAAACTTTACAATTATTGGTCCAGGTGTTGCCGAAAACCCAAATCAACATGTGCATATTTCTATTCCTCATGGGTTTAACATTGGTGGTGCGCGCCAACCTGCAGGGTGTTTAAATTCGCAGCATAGCCATTTAACTGAAGAAATTTTTGTAGTTCACAGTGGTACGTGGGCTTTTTATACTGGTGTTGACGCTAAAGATGCCAAAGTGATTTTAAATGAAGGCGATATTATTTCGATCCCGATGGATATATTTAGAGGGTTTGAAAATGTTGGCAACGGCGTAGGCTATTTATATGCGGTACTTGGAAGTGATAACCCTGGTAGGGTACTTTGGGCTCCGCAAGTATTCGACATGGCAAAAGAATACGGACTAATTTTGCTAGAAAATGGCAGCTTAGTAGATACCACGTTAAATGAAACAATTCCCGATGGCGTTAAGCCCATGGCAGTTACCAGTCAAGAGCAAATAGCGCAGCACCGAGTAATAACCGATGAAGAGCTGGCACAAACTGTGGTTAAAGCCAGCAACTTTAACTGGAATAAACGCTCGTACCTTAGCCAGTTTGACGGCGTATATGAAGCGCCATTAGTCGGTAATTTAAATGCCAAAACATGTATTCAAACACAGTTAAATTGGCCTCATGGTTTTAATATTTCTGCGTTAAAGTTACAACCTGATGCACAAGTTGCGCCCCATATTCGTTTTGAAGAAGAGGTTATATTTGTTCATCAAGGAAGCGTAACAATAGACTTAGGTGATGAAGTATTAACGCTTAACCAAGGTGATACTTTTTCAGTGCCCATTGAGCAAGTAAGAGCCTATAGCAATAATAGCCAAACCGACTGTGTGCTTTATATAACGCGCCGCCACGATATGCCAAAAGACCCGCACTTTATTTAA
- a CDS encoding histone deacetylase codes for MPLFYHPLYSALTLPERHRFPIQKYQMLKAEIERLGFGTTQFNTPTKATPEQLALCHSQEYINDFLNATLSNKAIKKMGFPYSRELVERTLLSVGASIQGSEYALKHGFCANLSGGYHHAYSDYGSGFCIFNDLAVAGAHLINTNQVDTVLIFDCDVHQGDGTAQITQHNNAIITCSIHCEQNFPRLKQQSDYDFALPANTSDSEYLTTLKQALEFCVRIHNPDIILYNAGADIYEKDELGLFNVSLEGVYNRDFYILNYCKNNNIPLMCALGGGYQRNVESLINVHKQLFKAAIDLF; via the coding sequence ATGCCGCTTTTTTACCACCCGCTCTACAGTGCTTTAACGCTTCCTGAGCGCCACCGTTTTCCTATTCAAAAATACCAAATGCTAAAAGCAGAAATAGAACGCTTAGGCTTTGGTACTACACAGTTTAATACACCAACCAAAGCAACGCCCGAGCAGCTCGCACTGTGCCATAGCCAAGAATACATAAATGATTTTTTAAACGCCACGCTCAGTAATAAAGCAATTAAAAAAATGGGTTTCCCGTATTCACGCGAATTAGTAGAGCGTACGCTGCTTTCAGTTGGGGCAAGTATTCAAGGCAGCGAATACGCACTAAAACATGGCTTTTGCGCTAATTTAAGTGGTGGTTATCATCATGCATATAGCGATTACGGCAGTGGCTTTTGTATTTTTAACGATTTAGCTGTGGCTGGCGCGCATTTAATCAACACAAACCAAGTCGATACCGTATTAATATTTGATTGTGATGTACACCAAGGCGATGGCACGGCTCAAATTACGCAACATAATAACGCTATTATTACTTGCTCTATTCATTGCGAGCAAAACTTTCCGCGCTTAAAGCAGCAATCCGATTACGACTTTGCCCTGCCTGCCAACACATCAGATAGCGAGTACTTAACAACGCTAAAACAAGCCCTTGAATTTTGCGTGCGAATTCATAACCCCGACATTATTTTATATAACGCAGGGGCCGATATATACGAAAAAGACGAGCTAGGGTTATTTAACGTCTCACTTGAGGGAGTTTACAATCGCGACTTTTACATACTCAATTATTGTAAAAATAATAACATCCCACTCATGTGCGCTTTAGGTGGCGGTTATCAGCGCAACGTAGAGTCGTTAATAAATGTGCATAAACAACTATTTAAAGCGGCTATCGATTTATTTTAG
- a CDS encoding TSUP family transporter: MFELALDPTTLAVLCAAALAAGFIDAIAGGGGLLTVPALLTAGLPPHVTLGTNKLAASFGSLTASYTYYKKNLFSPTFWANSIFATAIGAVIGTLIVDHLSIEFLNKLLPIIIIMVACYSLFGSLSTTQGDDLPKVTPILKLKQWLQGLALGFFDGVAGPGAGTFWTASNSLFYKMSLLLNCGLARSMNFVSNFISLITFVALGHVNFLLGLIMGFFIMLGAWIGAHSAIRFGGKFIRPVFNTMVILLALKLIYEAYL, from the coding sequence ATGTTTGAACTTGCTTTAGATCCCACAACTCTGGCTGTTTTATGCGCCGCGGCCCTTGCTGCAGGCTTTATTGATGCAATTGCCGGCGGCGGCGGCTTATTAACAGTCCCTGCACTACTCACCGCAGGCTTGCCACCGCATGTAACGCTTGGCACCAATAAACTTGCGGCTAGCTTTGGTTCATTAACGGCCAGCTACACGTATTATAAAAAAAATCTATTTAGTCCTACATTTTGGGCAAACTCCATTTTTGCTACCGCCATAGGCGCTGTGATTGGTACGTTAATAGTTGATCATTTAAGTATTGAATTTTTAAATAAGCTTTTGCCTATCATTATTATTATGGTGGCCTGTTATAGCTTGTTTGGTAGCTTAAGCACCACACAAGGGGATGATTTACCAAAAGTAACCCCAATACTTAAACTAAAGCAGTGGTTGCAGGGTTTAGCGTTAGGTTTTTTTGATGGCGTAGCAGGCCCAGGCGCTGGTACTTTTTGGACCGCATCTAATAGTTTATTTTATAAAATGAGCTTGCTGCTTAACTGTGGATTAGCCCGTTCAATGAACTTTGTATCTAATTTTATATCGCTTATTACCTTTGTAGCACTTGGTCATGTAAACTTTTTATTAGGCCTAATCATGGGCTTTTTTATAATGTTAGGTGCTTGGATTGGCGCTCACTCAGCCATTCGCTTTGGCGGTAAGTTTATTCGCCCTGTTTTTAACACTATGGTTATACTGCTAGCATTAAAACTGATTTACGAGGCTTATTTGTAA
- the rsmS gene encoding pleiotropic regulatory protein RsmS: protein MTSPLDNAPTHVKLAVDLIMLLEQHEIAPEDVLKALEIVKSDFEQKQATS, encoded by the coding sequence ATGACCAGCCCACTTGATAACGCCCCTACACATGTAAAACTTGCGGTAGATTTAATTATGCTTTTGGAGCAGCACGAGATTGCTCCAGAGGATGTATTAAAAGCGCTCGAAATTGTAAAAAGTGACTTTGAACAAAAGCAAGCTACCTCTTAG
- the dinG gene encoding ATP-dependent DNA helicase DinG, producing the protein MLSDQLKKTIRQVHQHVASNLTDYRPRSSQNYLVAEIAKTLAGEYHKKQRICVIEAGTGTGKSLAYCLGALPLALAQKKKLVISTATVALQEQLIAKELPFFKKHSGLDFKFDLVKGRQRYICAHKLHNAVNGDSQTQMEFMPTLTSPLSDMETKCLKGLYDAYVNKQWQGDRDSWADTIPDRVWNLIACDKHACQRQMKAHQTCPFQLARNQLMQMDVLVINHSLLLADLDLGGGKILPEPDNTIYVIDEAHHLAHITRDFSSAAATIKGTIDWLDKLTKFSGKMSKVLVGQKAIGQNFKLCDSINDANKDLKVVRDILDNADFEYSKDDTYRFEHGEIPKSLHNKAKDISDATLDALRCLNKMHDTLTQDVSDGDIKPYVADPVLAESGHYINRLEQLNKLWYSYANKGEGTPHARWIKRLEYKNHHDHLLSDCPIEVGYYLKDKLWNECAGAVLCSATLSALGSFDHFAYESGLAKEEGVKFIKVPSPFDYPKQATLRIPVSKIEPTDKAFSDHIAQTLPEYLNTNKANLVLFASYWQMDHVAKFLRTKGFNLLVQGEMSREALLKKHTQNIDAGKGSILFGTQSLSEGLDLPGKYLENLIITKIPFAVPTSPIEEAQAEFVQSKGGNPFLSITVPDAAKKLVQSCGRLLRKESDEGRITILDRRLVTKRYGKAMLDTLPPFKRQIDY; encoded by the coding sequence ATGCTTTCTGACCAACTAAAAAAAACAATTAGGCAAGTACACCAGCATGTGGCTAGTAACCTTACTGATTATCGTCCGCGTAGTAGTCAAAACTACCTAGTTGCCGAAATAGCAAAAACACTTGCCGGCGAATACCATAAAAAACAGCGTATATGTGTTATTGAGGCAGGCACTGGTACTGGTAAGTCGCTTGCTTATTGTTTAGGCGCGTTACCGCTTGCCCTTGCTCAAAAAAAGAAGCTGGTTATTTCTACGGCTACCGTGGCCCTGCAAGAGCAATTAATAGCAAAAGAGCTGCCTTTTTTTAAAAAACATTCTGGGCTCGACTTTAAGTTTGACCTAGTAAAAGGTAGGCAACGCTATATATGTGCCCATAAATTACATAACGCAGTTAATGGCGATAGCCAAACGCAAATGGAGTTTATGCCCACACTTACCTCGCCACTAAGTGATATGGAAACAAAGTGCTTAAAAGGTCTTTACGATGCATATGTAAATAAACAATGGCAAGGTGACAGAGATAGCTGGGCCGACACCATACCCGACAGGGTATGGAACTTAATCGCCTGCGATAAACACGCTTGCCAACGCCAAATGAAAGCCCACCAAACTTGTCCATTTCAGCTTGCTCGTAATCAGCTTATGCAAATGGATGTACTAGTAATTAATCATTCGTTATTACTCGCTGATTTGGATTTAGGGGGTGGTAAAATTTTACCCGAGCCCGATAATACTATTTATGTAATAGATGAAGCGCACCACCTTGCGCATATTACCCGCGACTTTTCATCGGCAGCGGCCACTATTAAAGGCACTATTGATTGGCTCGATAAGCTCACCAAATTTAGCGGCAAAATGTCTAAGGTACTAGTGGGGCAAAAAGCCATTGGGCAAAACTTTAAGCTATGCGATAGCATTAACGATGCTAATAAAGACTTAAAAGTAGTGCGTGATATTCTTGATAATGCCGACTTTGAATATTCAAAAGACGACACATACCGTTTTGAGCATGGCGAAATACCAAAATCATTGCACAACAAAGCTAAAGATATAAGTGACGCTACACTAGATGCACTGCGTTGTTTAAATAAAATGCACGATACCCTCACGCAAGATGTAAGCGATGGCGATATAAAACCCTACGTTGCCGACCCTGTTTTGGCCGAAAGCGGACACTACATAAACCGCTTAGAGCAATTAAATAAGCTGTGGTATAGCTATGCAAATAAAGGCGAAGGCACACCCCACGCTAGGTGGATAAAGCGTTTAGAATATAAAAACCATCACGATCACCTATTAAGTGATTGTCCTATCGAAGTTGGCTACTACTTAAAAGACAAACTATGGAATGAATGCGCAGGGGCGGTATTATGCTCGGCTACTTTAAGTGCCCTCGGCTCGTTTGACCACTTTGCATACGAAAGTGGCTTAGCAAAGGAAGAAGGTGTTAAGTTTATTAAGGTCCCCTCTCCTTTTGATTACCCTAAACAAGCAACACTTAGAATTCCGGTAAGTAAAATTGAGCCAACCGACAAGGCCTTTAGTGATCATATAGCGCAAACCTTGCCTGAGTACTTAAACACAAACAAAGCCAATTTAGTGTTGTTCGCATCGTATTGGCAAATGGACCATGTGGCTAAGTTTCTTAGAACAAAAGGTTTTAACTTATTAGTGCAGGGCGAAATGTCGCGCGAGGCATTATTAAAAAAGCACACCCAAAATATCGATGCTGGCAAAGGTAGTATTTTATTTGGTACGCAAAGCCTCTCTGAAGGGCTTGATTTACCTGGTAAATATTTAGAAAACTTAATCATTACAAAAATACCGTTTGCAGTACCTACATCACCAATAGAAGAAGCCCAAGCCGAATTTGTACAAAGTAAAGGCGGTAATCCGTTTTTGTCTATTACGGTGCCCGATGCAGCAAAGAAATTGGTACAAAGCTGTGGTAGACTGCTGCGAAAAGAGAGCGATGAAGGCCGTATAACCATTCTCGATAGACGCTTAGTTACTAAGCGCTACGGCAAAGCCATGCTCGACACCTTACCACCTTTTAAAAGACAAATAGATTATTAA
- a CDS encoding DMT family transporter — MSLASLLRLFFLAAIWGASFLFMRMAANSLGPAVLIEFRVGFAALTLFIVALYLKRRLAFTHHTKHFFIIGALNSALPFLFFAYAAQTISASTLSILNSTTPIWGAVVGIIWSKTKPTKSMVLGLLLGLIGVAILVGQNHLVLNTQSLIAIAAALSASLCYAIASHYTKNAPKLAPFDNAHGSMWAASFIVLPLILFMPIREVPSTDVMLGVLALGVVCTALAYILFFKLIDDIGPTSALTVTFLIPLFGIFWGHVILDEQIGPNTLLGALFVIMGTMLVTGFLPRKKHLAKTS; from the coding sequence ATGAGCTTAGCAAGTTTACTTCGATTATTTTTTCTGGCTGCTATTTGGGGCGCGTCATTTTTATTTATGCGAATGGCGGCAAACAGCCTAGGTCCAGCGGTGTTAATAGAGTTTAGAGTCGGCTTTGCGGCACTCACACTATTTATAGTTGCACTGTATTTAAAACGCCGCTTGGCGTTTACCCATCACACCAAGCACTTTTTCATCATTGGTGCACTTAATTCTGCCCTTCCCTTTTTATTTTTTGCGTATGCTGCACAAACTATTAGCGCATCCACCCTATCTATTTTAAATTCTACAACCCCCATTTGGGGCGCTGTAGTGGGTATTATTTGGAGCAAAACCAAACCCACAAAAAGTATGGTTTTAGGTTTGCTGCTGGGTTTAATAGGCGTGGCAATTTTAGTTGGGCAAAATCATCTTGTATTAAATACTCAGTCACTTATTGCTATCGCAGCAGCGCTAAGCGCTTCACTGTGTTATGCCATTGCATCACATTATACAAAAAATGCCCCTAAGCTTGCCCCGTTCGATAACGCACACGGCTCTATGTGGGCAGCCAGTTTTATAGTACTGCCCCTTATACTTTTTATGCCTATTCGCGAAGTACCTAGTACCGACGTTATGCTTGGCGTGTTAGCCCTTGGCGTGGTGTGTACCGCACTTGCTTATATTTTGTTTTTTAAACTTATTGACGATATAGGCCCAACCTCAGCTTTAACGGTCACGTTTTTAATTCCACTATTTGGCATTTTTTGGGGGCATGTAATTTTAGATGAGCAAATTGGGCCAAATACATTACTCGGCGCATTATTTGTTATTATGGGTACTATGCTAGTGACTGGTTTTTTACCACGAAAAAAGCACTTAGCTAAAACAAGCTAA
- a CDS encoding sel1 repeat family protein encodes MSRYLLITAIIGLGLLSGCGSTPINLYDDTTMKKHEYNGIKAYKKGDFKQAFMYLKDPAALGYKSAQYTLSFMFLKGQYLTQSTNMGMGWLGVAKEAGVESWQAQYNTFYNAATSAQQQQIDETVALYISQYGSKAQKMTCRRSTTPRRTFGEIKIDCNKHEGTVTKYEVQTKE; translated from the coding sequence ATGAGCCGATATTTACTGATCACAGCAATAATAGGACTAGGTTTATTAAGTGGTTGTGGGTCTACGCCTATTAATTTATACGATGACACAACCATGAAAAAACATGAGTATAACGGGATAAAAGCGTATAAAAAAGGAGATTTTAAACAAGCCTTTATGTACCTAAAAGACCCTGCAGCGCTTGGTTATAAAAGTGCGCAGTACACATTATCGTTTATGTTTTTAAAAGGGCAGTACTTAACACAATCTACTAACATGGGCATGGGCTGGCTAGGCGTTGCAAAAGAGGCTGGAGTTGAAAGTTGGCAGGCGCAATACAATACCTTTTATAACGCGGCTACTTCAGCGCAACAGCAACAAATAGACGAAACCGTTGCGTTGTACATTAGCCAGTATGGTAGTAAAGCACAAAAAATGACGTGCCGTCGCTCAACTACCCCAAGACGCACGTTTGGCGAAATTAAAATTGACTGTAACAAACACGAGGGCACTGTGACTAAATACGAGGTGCAAACAAAAGAGTAA